The following are encoded in a window of Oscillatoria salina IIICB1 genomic DNA:
- a CDS encoding LON peptidase substrate-binding domain-containing protein, with protein sequence MAPSSSIAVRELPLFPLPDVVLFPGRPLPLHIFEFRYRIMMNTILESDRRFGVLMFDPIQGQIAKVGCCAEIVHCQRLPDDRMKMLTLGQQRFRVLEYVREKPYRVGLVQWIEDRPPNEDLQPLATEVEQLLRNVVHLSAKLSDRQIDLREDLPTLPVELSYWVASNLYRVASEQQSLLEMQDTAERLQREAEILSSTLNHLAARTALKDALD encoded by the coding sequence ATGGCACCTTCTTCATCAATTGCGGTGAGAGAACTTCCTTTATTTCCCCTACCAGACGTAGTCTTGTTTCCAGGTCGCCCTCTGCCCCTGCACATTTTCGAGTTTCGTTACAGAATTATGATGAACACGATTCTGGAGAGCGATCGCCGTTTTGGTGTCTTGATGTTTGACCCGATTCAAGGTCAAATAGCTAAAGTCGGCTGTTGTGCGGAGATAGTTCACTGTCAGCGTTTGCCAGATGACCGGATGAAAATGTTGACTCTAGGACAGCAACGCTTTCGCGTTCTCGAATATGTTCGTGAAAAACCTTATCGAGTTGGTTTGGTACAGTGGATTGAAGATCGACCTCCTAACGAAGATCTCCAACCACTAGCAACAGAGGTCGAACAATTATTACGGAATGTAGTACATCTATCAGCCAAGTTAAGCGATCGCCAAATCGATCTTCGAGAAGACCTTCCGACTTTACCCGTAGAGTTATCCTACTGGGTTGCTAGCAATCTGTATCGAGTAGCCTCAGAGCAACAAAGTCTTTTAGAAATGCAGGATACGGCAGAGCGCTTGCAAAGAGAAGCGGAAATTCTCTCTTCAACTCTCAATCATCTAGCCGCTCGCACGGCTCTTAAAGATGCTTTAGATTAA
- a CDS encoding phosphodiester glycosidase family protein, whose translation MKILKNQLKFRQLRQSQRKKWLTRVLSYLLTAFFSLAMPVAGFAIALAFNQKFVTATEPVEVPTITQSDRLSTAEIPQTTVEQIVQQSSAPIQGNKIALNNVTLTVAWRQWQEGQQTHLAIADTDASSLGVELLSTNNPALQPISWFSSSSNNPILQTRFANPYRYLDVTDLLAQAGARVQALGDTLKIDFTPAKIENIRLGTQTWGQRIVLDLDRPTFWQVSQARDRGVVILPATAEAALFERFPPIPTTPSVSETEQEDAVSPDSITESEPSPLRLESKNGRIIVHLNLTAAKGLRVWSLPSPNRLVIDITDEPTLERDIRWMPGVLWRQRYIELEESRFPVVWLEIDPQVNPDLQIQPIWASPEGLPGTKPLVTLAREAKALAAINGGFFNRNNQLPLGAIRREGIWYSGPILNRGAIAWNDEGIIRFDRLSLRETLTTSVGQRLPVLFLNSGYVQAGIARYTPAWGASYTTLIDNEIIVLVENNLVTRQLQAGKAGEDSFAIPSNGYLLTLRAYPEAANYLPLGTTVNITSVAVPEDFANYPQILGAGPLLVKNRQIVLDPEAEKFSQSFSQQTAIRSAIATSNNGTLIIATVHGRVAGQGPNLQELAQLMQLLGAVDALNLDGGSSTSLYLGGQLLDRSPVTAARIHNGIGIFLQPLP comes from the coding sequence ATGAAAATCCTCAAAAATCAACTTAAATTTCGCCAACTAAGACAAAGCCAAAGGAAAAAGTGGCTGACTAGAGTGCTATCCTACCTTTTAACAGCATTTTTTTCTCTAGCGATGCCTGTGGCGGGCTTCGCCATCGCTTTAGCTTTCAATCAAAAATTTGTTACCGCTACCGAACCAGTAGAGGTTCCCACAATTACCCAATCCGATCGCTTATCCACAGCAGAGATTCCCCAAACTACAGTCGAGCAAATCGTGCAACAATCGTCAGCCCCAATCCAGGGAAATAAAATTGCTCTTAACAACGTTACTTTGACGGTCGCTTGGAGGCAATGGCAGGAAGGACAACAAACGCACTTGGCGATCGCCGACACTGACGCAAGCTCGTTGGGGGTGGAACTATTAAGTACGAATAATCCGGCACTACAGCCGATAAGTTGGTTTTCCTCTAGCTCCAATAATCCGATTCTGCAAACTCGCTTTGCCAATCCCTACCGTTATCTTGATGTCACCGATTTACTTGCACAAGCAGGAGCTAGAGTTCAAGCATTAGGAGACACGCTGAAAATAGACTTTACTCCTGCCAAAATCGAAAATATTCGTTTAGGAACTCAAACTTGGGGTCAACGCATCGTTCTCGATCTGGATCGCCCTACTTTTTGGCAGGTTTCTCAAGCTAGAGATCGAGGAGTCGTGATTTTACCTGCAACTGCTGAAGCAGCTTTATTTGAGCGCTTTCCACCAATCCCTACTACACCTTCTGTTTCGGAAACTGAACAGGAAGACGCGGTTAGTCCAGACTCAATTACCGAGTCAGAACCTTCACCGTTAAGGTTAGAAAGTAAAAATGGACGCATTATTGTTCACCTTAACCTAACCGCAGCAAAAGGTTTGCGAGTTTGGAGTTTACCTTCTCCAAATCGTTTGGTTATCGATATTACTGACGAACCCACGCTCGAGCGAGATATTCGCTGGATGCCTGGAGTGCTTTGGCGACAGAGATATATTGAGCTAGAAGAATCTCGCTTTCCGGTGGTATGGTTGGAAATCGATCCCCAGGTAAATCCCGATCTTCAGATCCAACCCATTTGGGCTTCGCCCGAAGGCTTACCGGGAACAAAACCGTTAGTAACCCTGGCTCGTGAAGCTAAAGCGTTGGCAGCAATTAATGGTGGATTTTTCAATCGTAATAATCAACTACCATTAGGAGCAATTCGTCGTGAGGGAATCTGGTATTCAGGACCCATTCTCAATCGAGGTGCGATCGCCTGGAATGATGAGGGGATAATCAGATTCGATCGCCTAAGTTTACGAGAAACTTTAACTACTTCTGTGGGACAGCGTTTACCAGTTCTCTTCCTCAATAGTGGTTACGTTCAAGCTGGTATTGCTCGCTATACACCAGCTTGGGGCGCAAGTTACACCACCTTAATCGATAACGAAATTATTGTCCTTGTCGAGAATAACTTGGTTACTCGACAACTTCAAGCCGGTAAAGCTGGCGAGGATTCATTTGCTATTCCTAGTAACGGCTATCTGCTAACTTTACGTGCCTACCCGGAAGCAGCTAATTATCTTCCTCTCGGCACAACAGTCAATATTACTAGTGTGGCAGTGCCAGAGGATTTTGCCAATTACCCTCAGATTCTCGGTGCTGGTCCACTTTTAGTGAAAAATCGTCAAATTGTCCTCGATCCCGAAGCTGAGAAATTTAGTCAATCCTTCAGTCAACAAACCGCAATCCGAAGCGCGATCGCGACTAGCAATAATGGTACTTTAATTATTGCTACTGTTCATGGTCGAGTTGCGGGTCAAGGTCCTAATCTCCAAGAATTAGCTCAATTGATGCAGCTTTTAGGCGCAGTTGACGCTTTAAATCTCGATGGTGGTAGCTCAACTTCTTTGTATTTAGGAGGGCAATTACTCGATCGCTCCCCCGTCACCGCAGCCCGTATCCATAATGGTATAGGTATTTTTCTCCAACCTTTACCTTGA
- the tuf gene encoding elongation factor Tu → MARAKFERNKPHVNIGTIGHVDHGKTTLTAAITLTLAASGKATAKKYEDIDAAPEEKARGITINTAHVEYQTDNRHYAHVDCPGHADYVKNMITGAAQMDGGILVVSAADGPMPQTREHILLAKQVGVPSLVVFLNKQDQVDDEELLELVELEVRELLSSYDFPGDDIPVVAGSALLALEALTKDPNIKKGDNEWVDKIYELMDNVDEYIPTPERDVDKPFLMAVEDVFSITGRGTVATGRIERGKVKVGETVELVGIKDTKSTTVTGVEMFQKTLDEGMAGDNVGVLLRGIQKDQIERGMVIAKPGSITPHTEFEAEVYVLKKEEGGRHTPFFPNYRPQFYVRTTDVTGTITAFTADDGSPAEMVMPGDRIKMNVELINPIAIEQGMRFAIREGGRTIGAGVVSKILK, encoded by the coding sequence ATGGCACGCGCAAAGTTTGAAAGGAATAAACCTCACGTTAATATCGGCACTATCGGTCACGTAGACCACGGGAAAACCACTTTAACAGCAGCGATTACGCTGACGTTGGCGGCTTCTGGCAAGGCAACCGCAAAGAAATACGAAGATATCGATGCGGCACCGGAAGAAAAAGCACGTGGGATCACGATTAATACTGCTCACGTGGAATATCAAACAGATAATCGGCACTATGCTCATGTGGATTGTCCTGGACACGCTGACTATGTAAAAAATATGATCACTGGGGCAGCGCAGATGGACGGAGGAATTCTTGTGGTTTCGGCAGCAGATGGTCCGATGCCCCAAACCCGCGAACATATCTTGCTGGCAAAACAGGTAGGTGTTCCGAGTCTCGTTGTCTTTTTGAACAAACAAGACCAAGTTGATGACGAAGAATTACTCGAATTAGTAGAACTAGAAGTTCGCGAATTGCTGAGTAGCTACGATTTTCCAGGTGATGATATTCCTGTAGTTGCAGGTTCGGCTTTGTTGGCTTTAGAAGCTTTAACGAAAGATCCGAATATTAAGAAAGGTGATAATGAATGGGTAGATAAAATCTACGAGTTGATGGATAACGTCGATGAGTATATTCCTACGCCGGAACGAGATGTGGATAAACCTTTCTTGATGGCAGTAGAAGACGTGTTCTCGATTACTGGGCGGGGAACTGTGGCTACCGGACGGATTGAACGTGGTAAGGTTAAGGTTGGCGAAACGGTTGAGTTAGTAGGAATTAAGGATACTAAAAGCACTACCGTTACTGGTGTGGAGATGTTCCAAAAAACTTTGGATGAAGGAATGGCTGGCGATAACGTTGGCGTATTGCTTCGCGGTATCCAAAAAGATCAGATTGAACGCGGTATGGTGATTGCTAAACCTGGTTCGATTACTCCTCATACTGAGTTTGAAGCTGAGGTTTATGTGCTGAAAAAAGAAGAAGGTGGTCGTCATACTCCTTTCTTTCCTAACTATCGCCCTCAATTCTATGTTCGGACTACTGATGTGACGGGAACAATTACAGCTTTTACTGCTGATGATGGTAGCCCAGCAGAAATGGTTATGCCTGGCGATCGCATCAAAATGAATGTGGAGTTGATTAACCCGATCGCGATCGAGCAAGGAATGCGTTTTGCTATCCGTGAAGGCGGTCGCACTATTGGTGCGGGAGTAGTATCGAAGATCCTCAAGTAG
- the rpsG gene encoding 30S ribosomal protein S7, with product MSRRTVIKKRPVPPDPVYNSRLVSMTVRRIMRHGKKSLALRIVYDAMKMVEERTGNDPLEVFEKAVRNLTPLVEVKARRVGGATYQVPMEVRQGRGSTLALRWLVQYSRSRSGRTMASKLANEIMDAANETGSAIRKREETHRMAEANKAFAHYRY from the coding sequence ATGTCTCGTCGAACTGTTATCAAAAAACGCCCAGTTCCTCCAGATCCCGTATATAATAGCCGCTTGGTCAGTATGACAGTGCGGAGAATAATGCGTCATGGAAAGAAATCATTAGCTTTGAGAATTGTCTATGATGCGATGAAAATGGTTGAGGAACGCACCGGGAACGACCCCCTAGAAGTATTTGAAAAAGCAGTTCGTAATCTGACACCATTAGTAGAAGTAAAAGCTCGTCGGGTTGGGGGTGCAACCTATCAAGTACCGATGGAAGTACGTCAGGGTCGTGGCAGCACCTTAGCGCTAAGATGGTTAGTGCAATACTCCCGAAGTAGATCTGGGCGAACAATGGCAAGTAAGTTAGCGAACGAGATTATGGATGCAGCCAACGAAACAGGATCTGCAATTCGCAAACGGGAAGAAACGCACCGCATGGCAGAAGCAAATAAAGCTTTTGCCCACTATCGCTACTAA
- the fusA gene encoding elongation factor G, translated as MARNIPLERVRNIGIAAHIDAGKTTTTERILFYSGIAHKLGEVHEGTAIMDWMEQERERGITITAAAITTSWRDHKINIIDTPGHVDFTIEVERSMRVLDGVIAVFCSVGGVQPQSETVWRQADRYQVPRIAFVNKMDRTGANFFKVYEQIKDRLRANAVPIQIPIGSESEFRGIVDLVRMRAKMYTNDLGTEIEDTEIPAEVQEVAQEYRGKLLEAIAETDEALLEKYALEEEFTEEEVRLALRKGTNEGAIVPLLCGSAFKNKGVQLLLDAVVDYLPAPIEVPPIKGKLPDDTEAVRKASDDEPFSALAFKIASDPYGRLTFMRVYSGVLAKGSYVYNSTTQQKERVSRLIVLKSNERIEVDELRAGDLGAAVGLKQTTTGDTLCDQDNPIILESLYIPEPVISVAVEPKTKNDMEKLSKALQALSDEDPTFRVSLDPETNQTVIAGMGELHLEILVDRMLREFKVEANVGQPQVAYRETIRKATNAEGKHIRQSGGKGQYGHVVLEVEPAESGAGLEFVSKIVGGSIPKEYIPSVEQGIKEACESGILAGYPVIDLKVTLVDGSYHEVDSSEMAFKIAGSIGIKNAVHKANPVLLEPTMKVEVEVPEDFLGDVIGDLNSRRGQIEGMNSEDGLAKVSSTVPLAEMFGYATDIRSKTQGRGIFSMEFSHYDEVPRQLAEAIIAKTKGG; from the coding sequence GTGGCACGTAATATCCCGCTAGAGAGAGTTCGCAACATCGGAATTGCAGCTCATATAGATGCGGGCAAGACAACAACGACTGAACGTATTCTGTTTTATTCTGGTATCGCTCACAAATTGGGCGAAGTTCATGAAGGTACAGCGATCATGGACTGGATGGAACAGGAGAGAGAGCGAGGGATTACCATCACCGCTGCTGCTATTACCACAAGCTGGCGCGACCATAAGATCAACATTATTGATACTCCAGGTCACGTAGACTTCACGATTGAAGTGGAACGCTCGATGCGGGTTTTGGATGGTGTAATTGCTGTATTCTGCTCAGTCGGAGGTGTTCAGCCCCAATCAGAAACTGTCTGGAGACAGGCAGACCGATACCAAGTGCCTCGGATTGCCTTTGTCAATAAGATGGATAGAACTGGGGCAAACTTCTTTAAAGTCTACGAACAAATCAAAGACCGTTTAAGAGCAAACGCAGTTCCCATCCAAATTCCCATTGGCAGCGAAAGCGAGTTTCGAGGCATTGTTGACTTGGTACGAATGCGCGCCAAAATGTACACCAACGACCTGGGAACAGAAATCGAAGACACAGAAATTCCCGCAGAAGTTCAAGAAGTTGCTCAAGAGTATCGAGGTAAGTTGCTTGAGGCGATCGCCGAAACCGATGAAGCACTGCTAGAAAAATACGCTCTGGAAGAAGAATTTACTGAAGAAGAAGTTCGCTTGGCTTTGCGTAAAGGAACTAACGAAGGCGCGATCGTTCCCTTGTTGTGCGGTTCAGCTTTCAAAAACAAAGGTGTACAGCTTTTATTAGATGCAGTTGTAGATTATCTACCTGCTCCGATTGAGGTTCCACCGATTAAAGGTAAGTTGCCAGATGATACAGAAGCAGTACGCAAGGCGAGCGATGATGAACCATTCTCTGCTCTTGCCTTTAAGATTGCTTCCGATCCCTACGGACGTTTAACGTTCATGAGGGTATACTCCGGAGTATTGGCAAAAGGTAGTTACGTCTATAACTCCACTACTCAACAAAAAGAAAGGGTTTCGCGCCTCATCGTGCTGAAATCTAACGAGCGGATTGAAGTAGACGAGTTACGCGCAGGAGACTTAGGTGCTGCTGTCGGGCTGAAGCAGACTACTACCGGAGACACCCTCTGCGATCAAGATAATCCAATTATTTTGGAATCTCTTTATATTCCAGAGCCAGTGATCTCGGTAGCAGTAGAACCGAAAACCAAGAACGATATGGAGAAGCTCTCCAAAGCACTCCAAGCGCTATCAGATGAAGACCCGACCTTCCGCGTTAGCCTCGACCCAGAAACTAATCAAACGGTGATTGCCGGAATGGGCGAATTACACTTAGAAATTCTCGTAGACAGAATGTTGCGGGAGTTTAAAGTAGAGGCAAATGTGGGTCAACCGCAAGTAGCTTATCGCGAAACTATTCGTAAAGCTACTAACGCAGAAGGTAAGCATATTCGTCAAAGTGGTGGTAAAGGTCAATACGGTCACGTAGTTCTGGAAGTGGAACCCGCAGAATCTGGTGCAGGCTTAGAGTTTGTCTCCAAAATTGTTGGTGGTTCAATCCCCAAAGAGTATATTCCTTCTGTAGAGCAAGGGATTAAAGAAGCTTGTGAATCGGGTATTTTGGCAGGATATCCCGTAATTGACCTCAAGGTGACTTTGGTCGATGGTTCTTATCATGAAGTAGACTCTTCGGAAATGGCTTTCAAAATAGCTGGATCGATAGGCATTAAGAATGCTGTTCACAAAGCGAATCCAGTATTATTAGAGCCAACAATGAAAGTCGAGGTAGAAGTACCGGAAGATTTTCTCGGAGATGTGATTGGCGACCTAAATTCTCGTCGAGGTCAAATTGAGGGAATGAACTCTGAAGATGGTCTGGCGAAAGTATCTAGCACTGTTCCCTTGGCAGAAATGTTTGGTTATGCTACTGATATCCGCTCGAAAACTCAAGGTCGTGGTATCTTCTCTATGGAGTTTAGCCACTACGATGAAGTTCCTCGTCAATTGGCTGAAGCGATTATCGCTAAAACTAAAGGTGGCTGA
- the rpsJ gene encoding 30S ribosomal protein S10, whose amino-acid sequence MATIQQQKIRIRLKAFDRRLLDTSCEKIVDTANRTNATAIGPIPLPTKRKIYCVLRSPHVDKDSREHFETRTHRRLIDIYQPSSKTIDALMKLDLPAGVDIEVKL is encoded by the coding sequence ATGGCAACAATTCAGCAACAAAAAATTCGCATTCGTCTCAAAGCATTTGACCGACGCTTACTAGATACTTCCTGTGAGAAAATAGTCGATACAGCTAATAGAACGAACGCAACGGCAATCGGACCGATTCCCTTGCCCACTAAACGGAAAATTTATTGTGTACTGCGATCGCCCCACGTAGATAAAGATTCCAGAGAACATTTTGAAACTCGTACCCACCGTCGGCTCATCGATATTTACCAACCTTCTTCAAAAACAATTGATGCCTTGATGAAACTAGACTTACCCGCAGGTGTGGATATCGAAGTAAAACTGTAA
- a CDS encoding HesB/IscA family protein, with protein sequence MINLSKAAANEIRRLQATRQKLDSQLRLKVEAGGCSGLFYLLEFDETPPVKEIVCNSNGISIVVDAESYKFLEGLNIDYSEDLMGGGFRFHNPNATNTCSCGNSFAKKN encoded by the coding sequence ATGATTAATCTTAGTAAAGCTGCCGCTAACGAAATTAGACGTTTACAGGCTACTCGTCAAAAACTAGACAGCCAATTGCGCTTGAAAGTAGAAGCAGGAGGCTGTTCTGGTTTGTTTTATCTTCTTGAGTTTGACGAAACCCCCCCTGTTAAAGAAATCGTCTGCAATAGCAACGGGATCTCGATAGTCGTAGATGCAGAAAGTTATAAATTCCTAGAAGGTCTGAATATAGATTATTCAGAAGATCTTATGGGAGGCGGCTTTCGTTTTCATAATCCTAATGCTACTAACACTTGTAGCTGTGGCAACTCCTTTGCTAAAAAAAATTAA
- a CDS encoding phosphomannose isomerase type II C-terminal cupin domain — protein MVQSKQATPATSFSLPSNLSSQAVAATELRPWGSFTVLEEGKGYKIKRIEVKPGHRLSLQMHHHRSEHWIVVSGTAKVVCGEKEEILASNQSTYVPQCTAHRLENPGVINLVLIEVQNGEYLGEDDIIRFQDDYARR, from the coding sequence ATGGTTCAGTCGAAACAAGCTACTCCAGCTACCTCGTTTTCCTTACCCAGCAACCTTTCTTCTCAAGCTGTCGCTGCTACTGAATTACGTCCTTGGGGTTCGTTTACAGTTTTAGAAGAAGGAAAAGGATATAAAATTAAACGGATTGAGGTTAAGCCCGGTCATCGTCTGAGCTTGCAAATGCACCATCACCGCAGCGAACACTGGATCGTTGTTTCCGGAACTGCTAAGGTGGTTTGTGGCGAGAAAGAAGAAATCTTGGCTAGCAATCAATCAACTTATGTTCCCCAATGCACTGCTCATCGTTTAGAAAATCCTGGAGTGATTAATCTGGTATTGATCGAAGTCCAGAATGGTGAATACCTGGGGGAAGATGATATTATTCGTTTTCAAGACGATTACGCCCGTCGCTAA
- the rpsL gene encoding 30S ribosomal protein S12 encodes MPTIQQLIRKQRSTANKKTKSPALKQCPQRRGVCTRVYTTTPKKPNSALRKVARVRLTSGFEVTAYIPGIGHNLQEHSVVLIRGGRVKDLPGVRYHIIRGTLDATGVKDRRQGRSKYGTKRPK; translated from the coding sequence ATGCCCACTATTCAGCAATTAATTCGTAAACAAAGATCGACAGCAAACAAGAAAACTAAGTCCCCAGCTCTCAAACAATGTCCTCAGCGAAGGGGGGTTTGTACGAGAGTATACACGACAACACCGAAAAAGCCGAACTCGGCATTGCGTAAAGTCGCAAGGGTTCGCTTAACTTCTGGTTTTGAAGTAACTGCTTATATACCTGGTATTGGTCATAACTTACAGGAACACTCGGTAGTTTTGATTCGGGGTGGTAGGGTAAAAGACTTACCTGGAGTCAGATATCACATTATTCGCGGTACTCTAGATGCTACAGGAGTAAAAGACAGACGACAGGGGCGTTCTAAGTATGGAACTAAACGTCCTAAGTAA